In Theobroma cacao cultivar B97-61/B2 chromosome 7, Criollo_cocoa_genome_V2, whole genome shotgun sequence, the genomic window tgattaatgacaattaattaaccattaattatagaggtttatttgactcaaaataaaaaaaaaactatttgaattttcttgaatagctaaagaattttttttagcatTAAGCCAAAAAAAAGCTGTTGCTATCAAAATGATCGTAATTAGTAAGAGGCATATGATTATTAGTGCTAAATAAGGAGACTATTAAATGCCATAGTCACATTGGAGAGGacataaagattaaaataatttaggcataatgctcaaataaattcttaaattattgaagaaaattcaaataaatctttattcttttaatacatttaatcaagtgcatgtacttttattttaaatcaaataagttcttatgactaaataattgactaattgtcattagttaaaatatcacttatcattttatatctataTAGCACTAACACAACACTTATGTAAATGGTAAAAAATACCACATAGTGTTATTATCGTACCAAATTAGTATGTCACATAATCATCAATTATGGCGTATCaacatatcatatatcatcaattataatatgttaacaTACCACGTCAATACCACACAATTTagaataacaaataatattttaattaaatcaattattaatcataaaggcttttaactcaaaataaaaatataaaaatttatttagataCTATGctaataatttatttgaatccCATATTCATCCGTCAGTATTTGATGCatgcaaaaatgaaaatatgaacAATGAGAACTAAGCAGAGAGTTTTAGAAATtgatagaaattaaaatattccttttgtAATGAGAAATGGAAGATTTGAACTAGCGTTTCAaccattaaattaaataatttaatgtaaataaaataataaaaaattatatgaaataaaatatatattaatgttaTAAATTAAAGCAGTCAAATTTTTAGACTCACACATTATGgcattatatattttcatcatatgattttcttgagaaatgttatttttaattattttttttgttttataaaatcaaaccatcaaactttcaaaattctttcatcATCCCAAATGGTTAATGCTGacttgacaaaaataaaaaattgtaagATAAAAGGAAATATGGAATTCTTACATAGCAACTATGACTTTTTtacatcaaaattaattggataatgaaagagaaaataggGCCCAACGTCAAGCTCAAAAAAGATCAAACCACACCTAACCCGCCGTGATACGTCCGGGGCGAACCTAacccaaatattaaaaaattaaaccaaaaaaagaaaaccaaaccCAAACTAACCCAAAAGCGGATCCAAATCCTCACCCGGTCCATTTCATCCTTTTCCTTATCTGATTGGTTCCCATAAAACGATCcgattattaaaataaaaagtctGAGCGACGTTGACCCACCCAAAATCTTATTCGGATCTTGGCCCAAGTTGTCCTCCATAATCCAAACTCGGATCCAATCCCTCTCTCTTCTCTCCCTCCCTCCGTCCCCTCCTCCCTCTCTCTCccgtttctttttttttttgttatcaaCAAGATCCAAACCCTAATACCTTCTCGGATCCTCCGACCGGGCTTGCCTGTggaaccaagctttttctctGATAAATAATCGGGGTAAGACTtcctattttaaaaaaaaaaattgtactttttttctgatttttttcttttgtttttggctgGGTTTTGTTGGTATTTAgtattatgtgttttaattgTGCGTATTTTGAGTAGACCCATTTGgatattttggttaaaaaaacATTTGGGTATTTTGATGGGTTGTTGATTTAAAAGCGTTGTTTTTTGAGAATTGTTCTTCTGAGTTGAGTTTGAATTTGATGCTTTtaagcttttatttttgttggagttttcttatatttgaatttattttatctgaAAAAAACTTTTTCTAATTGAATTCAATTAAAACCTTCTTGTTCTTAgaattgaattgaatttgaatttggtggcttttgatttttttttctttttttgttgtatTGTTACTAATATTTAATTGGTTGATTTTGATAAGACCATTTGTTTGGTTTGATAATTTAGAGCAGTTTTTAGCTTTTTTCTATTTCgcgaaaaagaaaaaccctttttcttgttgggATTTGGCTAAAGTTTGCTTTTTATAAGTGTTGCTTTTTTTGTGCAGTTGGtggattattttttatatttttttgtgttttgattttgattaactGGCCATATATTTTCTGGAAGGCTGTAGGTAAACATCTTTTTGAGATAAAAGGATAATTGCCCATTTGGGTACAAAGATATCATTCTTATTAGGAAGTATAATTTTTCCCAAGTTATTGCAATTTTTTAAGTCTTTTCTTTGAATTCATGAAGTTTAATGATTTTCAGTTGAAGGGTAAATTGAGGAAGTTTAAGTTCAGTTGGTATGTACTGGAGGTTTAGCTAACTCTTCCATTATGAGCTCTTATTATGGCTCTTATTCTCTTTGTTCAATATCATCAAAGTCACTATGGTCCGGGTCTTTTTATGATGAGATAAAGTGGCTTACCCATCATTCCATCAGGAAAGCAGTACCAGCTTAAAAGTAGGAGAGATTTTACTTTCAAAAAGCAGAATAGGGAgaattttcatccattaagatttgaaagatatatcaaatattgaatGAACTCTTTAATCCTCTAGTGGAAGGAGCCTTTGTGTATGGGTCCACTGAAGCGAATGAATGGCATGTAAAACCAACGCCAGACAAACACAAAGGGGCAACTTAGTTGGAAATAGAGGGCTAGAACTAGGATAAAGTTGAAACATTTGTCTCAAGTTGTCTTGAAGCGTCTCCTGATTTGTCAGGTTTGACCTGTTAAAATCTAAGAAGACCTATAAGTTACTGATTAGAACAAATTTCGGCTTTTCAATGTCTTTTTATTGAGAGAGTTGCAGACTGGGTAGAAGAGAAGTGAAATAGAGAGATTTTACGGAatgttttttcatttgataGAAATTTCAGAAAATCATGGGTTAAAAACTCTGTTATTGTAGTATCATGGTTTTCTCTGCATGTCACTTGTTTACAATCCAAACAAACAGAGATATATtgaatttcaattcatatcACTTCTCACCTGcagtttgatttattttctctGCCTTCTTGcagtttctcttcttttcttttctttcttctccgtTCCTATCAATCCTAGTtgcaaattttcaatatagCATTGTTTTTGCAAAATTGAGGGCAACTAGAACGATATCAAGGCAGCACCAATTTGCATGTTGCAGCGCTTTTAGAATGAAAACGGCATTTTTTTCCTATATTACTAGTGCTTATCACTAACTTACAACTAATATTTACTCCCAATGTTTATGAAGACCTGATTACATAATTATAACTGCATTTCCAGACCTGCAAAATTCAATGAtatctttgttttgttttttatgttTCATGTTCTGAATTTTTGTTGTGAAATAATAGGTATTTCTTTATTTCCATAGGCAACTATTTTGTCATTTGACTTCACTTTAATATGCAGACTTTGGGTCATCTGAAGCCTATGCAATGGAAGTGGCTAATGAATCAGCTATTAAGAAACCAAAGAGGTTGACTTCTGTCGTATGGAACCACTTTGAAAGGGTTAGGAAAGCTGACGTATGTTATGCAGTATGTGTTCATTGTAATAAGAAATTAAGTGGATCAAGTAATAGTGGAACCACCCATCTGAGAAACCACTTAATGCGGTGCTTGAAAAGATCTAACTATGATGTTTCCCAACTACTTGCAGcgaagagaaggaaaaaggataACACCCTTACCATTGCAAATATCAGTTATGATGAAGGGCAAAGAAAAGAGGATTATATTAAGCCCACTATTGTTAAGTATGAACAGGATCAGAGAAAGGATGAAGTTTTCAACCTTGGAAGCAGCCGGTTTGACCAAGAGCGAAGCCGGTTAGATCTTGCCCGCATGATTATATTACATGGCTACCCCTTAGCCATGGTTGAGCATGTGGGATTCAAGGTATTTGTCAAGAATCTGCAGCCATTGTTTGATCTTGTGCCAAATAGCACCATTGAGCTGTTTTGTATGGAAATTTATGGGAAGGAGAAGCAGAAAGTTTATGATATGCTAAGTAAATTGCAAGGCAGAATTAACCTTGCTGTTGAGATGTGGTCTTCACCAGAGAACTCTAATTACTTATGCTTGACAGCGCattatattgatgatgattggAAACTACAAAAGAAGATTCTTAATTTTGTCACACTTGATTCTTCTCATACTGAAGACTTGCTTTCTGAAGTAATTATGAAGTGTCTGATGGATTGGGACATAGAGTGTAAGTTGTTTGCCATGACTTTTGATGATTGTTCTACTAATGATGATATTGTCCTGAGAATAAAGGAGCAGATCTCTGAAAACAGGCCCCGTCTAAGCAATGGTCAATTATTAGATGTGCGCTCAGCTGCACATGTTCTAAATTCACTTGTTCAAGATGCTGTGGAAGCTCTTCAAGTGGTGATCCAAAAGATTCGAGGAAGTGTTAGATATGTTAAAAGTTCACAATCAATACAAGGGAAATTCAATGAGATTGCCCAACAAACTGGAATCATCAGTCAGAAGAGCTTAGTTCTTGATTGTCCTATCCGGTGGAATTCAACATATGTGATGCTTGAGACTGCTGTAGAATACAGGAATGCATTCTGTCATTTGCCAGAGCTTGATCCTGACCTTGCTTTAAGTGATGACGAGTGGGAATGGGCAAGTTCCGTTACTGGCTATTTGAAACTATTTATTGAAATCATTAATGTCTTCTCTGGCAACAAATGTCCTACTGcgaatatatattttcctgaAATTTGTCATGTTCACATTCAATTGATTGAATGGTGCAAGAGCCCAGATAATTTTCTTAGTTCATTGGCAGCAAAGATGAAAGCTAAGTTCGATAAATATTGGAGCAAGTGCAGTTTGGCTTTGGCAGTAGCAGCTATCTTAGATCCCCGATTCAAGATGAAATTGGTGGAGTATTACTACTCCCAGATTTATGGCAGTACTGCTTTGGAACGAATTAAAGAAGTGTCTGATGGTATCAAGGAACTCTTTAATGCATACTCTATCTGCTCAACTTTGATTGATGAGGGTACAGCTTTGCCTGGCAGTAGCTTACCTAGCAGTAGTAATGATAGTAGAGATAGACTAAAGGGCTTCGACAAATTCCTCCATGAGACAGCTCAAAGTCAAAGTGCAATATCAGACTTGGAAAAATATTTAGAGGAGGCAGTCTTTCCTCGTAACTGCGATttcaatatattaaattgGTGGAGAGTTCACACACCAAGGTATCCAATCTTGTCAATGATGGCACGTGATGTTCTAGGAACTCCTATGTCAACTGTTGCACAGGAGTCAGCATTCAATGCTGGAGGTAGGGTGCTTGATAGCTGTCGAAGTTCACTGACTGCTGATACTCGACAGGCTTTGATATGCACACGAGATTGGTTGTGGATGCAATCAGATGGTGCGTGCATTATCTTTGATCTCTTTGCACAATCATTTCTAATTCATTATATATATCTAACAATATCCTATTCTTATTACTGTAATAGACCCCAGTCCATCTTCTAGTCATTATGCTCTACCCCTTTATGTTGAAGCAAATTGATCTGTCCTCGGTAAGCCTCCGTTAAATTCTTTCCTTTATATGGCTGTGAAGAATATTATTTCGAGTGCCCTTATTTTGATGGTTTCATCATGCAAGGTACATGAATCTGTCTTAAGCTGATACAATGGTGGCCGATTGGGTTGAGCACTTAGTCCTTGGTCTCAAATCAACTGCTATTTTCATGTGCATATGTCGGTGTGGGTAAATTGCTAATTGCTTATGGTATTTAAGTGTGGCTTTGCTATTATAGTTTTTCCACTAGAAGCTTAAATGTACATTTTAGGATAACAAGGCTTAAAGCTATGGCTTAATTCAAGCAACAACTCTCTATTGTGCTTGATAtagttatttgatttcaagttagaGTTGAAATAGAAGTTGTATAGAGAGAGCTTATTGTATTCATATTTGGTTTCCTGACTTATCACCTGGGCAATAACCAGAGACCGATTTACAAGTTGAAGAAAGTTTTCTAATTTTGACTTTATGGAAATTACCTTTCATATCTTTTGTcaaacctttttctttctggGTGATAcatataagaaaagaataagaaggCCCAAATGAAGCCCATTGGTGGAGTTATTATGAACAAGATAAAGTTGCAACTTGGTTTGTAAAAGTGATAATTTCCAATATCTATGCCCTACCTTTATGCCTTGTTACAAGGACAAGGggtttcttctcttttgtttgcCTGCCTCTTGTTTACATGTTGCAGCAGACATGCACACATGGAATGTAGAAAGAGGGAGGGGATATGATTCTTTGGTCTAGAATCTCTTAAGCACATGGGGTCTCTTTCTGGACACTATTTTTACTATTCATTGGACATACCACATTAATTTCCGGGATTTATTTATTGCCTTTATCAATTTTCCACGTCAACATTGTATCCATTTTTGCAGCcaatatcattttctcaactttttctctttttcctttttatttttttgaatttctttttggtACACCAGAAAATTGATTGGATTTTCGTAAAATAAGCTTCtttttaactcttttttttctctcataaATATTTATGTCTAAGGAAAAAGTTTTGTCACTTGTCTAATAATAAATAGGAAGAGGAATGCACCCATTGCatgacaaaataaattaatggtATAATTGCTGACTTGTTTTGCCTTGTAATTTCCAAAGAAAAAGTAATTCATGGACAGTGAAGTTCCCTTGTACAATAAAGTTGCTTACAAGCAATAGAGGCAGTAGCAATTTGGGCTAGACATGAAGAGCACTTGTTAATCATAATGCTCCATGTTTCCTTATcatatcttctttttttctactGGGTTGAAAATAAATGATCATTGTCAATTTTCTGTCCAAAGGGTAATGAATTTGTTCATCTTTTTGCCTCCTTTCATCATCTCAAAATCAACTTGTTGCCTTTACCCAATTAGCTCTTTAAAAGGAGAAAGACAGAACAAAGGGGGAGTAGAGGAGGGTGTTCTTACACTCTCCTAGCTCTAGGTCCCTAAGTTGCCAATGTACATAATGCACTTTGGATACCAAATGATCAAAGAGTGGAAACTTATCAAggacaagaaagaaaaagaaaattaaatattacaatttgtgacattttttttttatcttatgtCCGAGTATTTGATTCAATGATCTACATATGATAAACATTTGAAGTATTTGAAtgtgtaaaaaattttaattaagtacTAAAAGTATTGAAAAAAGAGACAACAActcaaaaaatttatcttgTTTTGAATTATCGAAAcaccataatttttttttttcctttcctttttctttgagaatttgttttggaaaaaaaatgaataagaaaaaaagggcAAATTCCTGATTCTcatattgaaatatataagaaCACAGCATAgagaacattttttttttaataatttattttattttctactaATGAggtgtaaatttttttaatgtcataATCAATGAGattaatgaagaaaatggtCCCAATTTCATCCCATCACCCTTTACTTTCCATTTTTCACCAAGATAATGAAATCTTGGCATCTTATAGGAATCTTTTAGGTATCGTGTTACTTTTCCCTCCTTTACGGTCCTTTTTGATTAGGAATAATAATGTTAATTAgactaataataatatattcttCAAAAACTAATAAGAAGAAGGACTATCACTCTATATATGAAGggtaaattttcaaattttaaattaaaaattgcgAGTTTATATAATTGCACTATATATcgatttaataattttattaatttactaattttcttaattatacCCAAATAGACATGTGGAacaaatttataaattcaaaCTCCTTCATCTTTGCATTAGAATGATTTTTCtaataatactaataatagTAACGATAAAAATATCGGTAAGTaattaaagatatttatataaactcatttatAGAGTTTAAAAGCTCCGTCGTCATCGTGTATTaaatattgattttaattgataaaaaaattattatacaaattgatgggaaaattttttaattttacgaCAGTTAAAACAATTGACACACATGTCTATTAAGTTAGaattaagaataattaatatattaacataattattaaataaatatgcaagcccatatatgaaatatatactAAATCCCCAGTTGATGAACGTGTTGGTCGAAGGAGCATGAAACAGCAAAGCTGCAAAAATCTTTTAGAGTACGGCGAGGGAATCCCAAAAAGCCGATGCGAATGCTACGTGCATGAaaatttttctatctttttaaatcaaacaatttcCTCCTATCTAGTGTTGGGGTCCGTTCTGGCTTCCGTTGTCTCTTGACAGCTCTTTGCTCTCTATCAAAAAGATTCCAAATCAACTATAATATGTGGTGCATATTTAAGCGGCATCTTTCCTgcactttcttctttttattatttttctgttcatcaattttttatgtttaacctatttttggatAAATCGCATAAAATGCTCAAAACTTTGTAAGTTTTAAGTAATCTTTTAATGTATGGTTTAATTTTGAGATATGAAGGTGCTggttaagattttaaattaaaatgtgaATAAAAGAATCCTTTAATGCAAAAAGGAATCGGATGTGGGAGAGTAAAGAAGACAAGCTACCATTATCATAGTAGACAATGCATTGGAAATAAAATTTGTGTAGCTGAGAAGAAACAAGGTAGGGCAGCAGTAGGGGGTGGTAGGGTGAGCAGAAAGAGGTAGATAAAATGAGGGGATGGAGGGAGAAGGCAGGggtcaccccccctctaggtAAGGTGAGCTATGTGGCTAGCTTTTGCAGCAGAGTGATGCACCAAAAGGAACAAATCCAAGGCAATCTGTACGATACCAACAAGCATTCTTTTTTCCTCTATATTTTAAGTGGATTATGGGAATCTCGTGGATTTTACAAGCtagtggtggtggtggtgacAAAAGTGAATTTTCACTaaagctttaaaaaaaagCAGCAAAAACTGTATTTATGAGGCTGAGCTCACGTGACAGCCAAATAGACATAAAGTtgttcagaaaaaaaaaaaaaaagaaagaggaaaaaagagaCATTAAAAGGCATAAAGTTTAAGCTGCTGCTGTGATCACCATGCATATGTTTTGGGACAAAACCTATAGACTGCCCattagaatttcttttttaaactttttagaagtcttaatttgtttaataCGTTGAAAATGTTCCTTTATTAATTCTATCACACATTAAATTAGGTTTTATTTGGTTCTTCTTTGTGGCTCAGAAAGTAGTGGTTTCTGACTTCATGAGCAAAGCCATGAGTAGATTTGTCTGTTAGTCAGCAAAAAAATATTGTGTAATAGTGTAGACGATTGttcctttttgatataatattggagataaattttgaattattgaaaaggatttaaacaattttttattttttattactttcaaTCAAtctatataatttaattttaaattaaataaatctttataattaatagttaattaattataattaattaaaatattacttgtcACTTTATTCTCACATGATATTATCATAACGTTgagataaataataaaaaatatcacatgatCATATTATATTAACATCTCGCATCAGAATCATAtggtataaaatgataagtgatattttaattaataataattaaataactattaatcataaaaaatttaattaactcaaaataaaaatataaaaatttaatttaaaaaataaaataaaaataaaaatatatttcactTTTTGACCTTACCCGTTTAATAAGAACAGttaaatcaagcatcaaaagaAACTGTTCATCTTGGCTGCTAAGGAgtgcattaattaatttagagaACATTGCAAACTTGTTTTTTAACTTTGACTATATAAAACATTTGCAAAGTGACTGTCTAATCCTATCAGCTTTGAGTAAACATCAACAAGAATCTGTTCATCTTTGGTGGTGTGGCACTGAGTTTGGTGTGATGGCATCCAAATCCAATTACAGCTTGTACAACTGGCATGGCCCATAGATTGCTCATTTCAATCCAATTACATCTTCAAAAACAATCTAGaaagtttttttgttttcttttctgatTTGGTCAATTTGTTTCtttgtaacttttttttattaagtgGGAGAAGAGAGATTTGAATTTGACTCTTTAGAGAAAGAATCGTATACTAATTATTGAGTAAAATACTCAagtgtttgtttttttaactttatttgCCTCTCTGTGTTCTTctttaatgttattttatttgatcatAATCACATAGTTTAATTACTTATAAACGatatcaaattaatataataataaaattaaggatATTTATGTAACCCTCTTCCATACTATATATTAATTCCACTCCTTATCCTATGATGATTCAAGCGCAATTATATTTTCTAGCTGAAATTTCAAGCTTTAACCGTTCAATATCACATCACTAGGGACTTATGTGAATGTTTATTTAAATaggttatatttatttatttttaattgaaaaattagaCTTTGAAGTTTTGTGGTAAAGAGATATGTAATTAGGTAATAGATAGAAACATCTGTAATAATTGGTTTGGTAAATATA contains:
- the LOC18594402 gene encoding zinc finger BED domain-containing protein RICESLEEPER 1, with product MEVANESAIKKPKRLTSVVWNHFERVRKADVCYAVCVHCNKKLSGSSNSGTTHLRNHLMRCLKRSNYDVSQLLAAKRRKKDNTLTIANISYDEGQRKEDYIKPTIVKYEQDQRKDEVFNLGSSRFDQERSRLDLARMIILHGYPLAMVEHVGFKVFVKNLQPLFDLVPNSTIELFCMEIYGKEKQKVYDMLSKLQGRINLAVEMWSSPENSNYLCLTAHYIDDDWKLQKKILNFVTLDSSHTEDLLSEVIMKCLMDWDIECKLFAMTFDDCSTNDDIVLRIKEQISENRPRLSNGQLLDVRSAAHVLNSLVQDAVEALQVVIQKIRGSVRYVKSSQSIQGKFNEIAQQTGIISQKSLVLDCPIRWNSTYVMLETAVEYRNAFCHLPELDPDLALSDDEWEWASSVTGYLKLFIEIINVFSGNKCPTANIYFPEICHVHIQLIEWCKSPDNFLSSLAAKMKAKFDKYWSKCSLALAVAAILDPRFKMKLVEYYYSQIYGSTALERIKEVSDGIKELFNAYSICSTLIDEGTALPGSSLPSSSNDSRDRLKGFDKFLHETAQSQSAISDLEKYLEEAVFPRNCDFNILNWWRVHTPRYPILSMMARDVLGTPMSTVAQESAFNAGGRVLDSCRSSLTADTRQALICTRDWLWMQSDDPSPSSSHYALPLYVEAN